One Actinosynnema pretiosum DNA segment encodes these proteins:
- a CDS encoding MarR family winged helix-turn-helix transcriptional regulator, with protein MPSKQRVGLAVKRLQWQHHREATRRLLAGAGLSLVQWDVLRHLREDPDASLRALAALTFQTDQSMGELARRMVERGLLRRVDGGGRAVRHALTDEGIAAHEAGSGIVDEVLEETVGVLTDRERAELLALLEKALGGRGQAPGGSA; from the coding sequence GTGCCTTCGAAGCAGCGGGTGGGACTGGCGGTCAAGCGGTTGCAGTGGCAGCACCACCGGGAGGCCACCCGGCGGCTGCTGGCGGGCGCGGGGCTGTCGCTGGTGCAGTGGGACGTGCTGCGGCACCTGCGCGAGGACCCGGACGCCTCGCTGCGCGCGCTCGCCGCGCTGACCTTCCAGACCGACCAGTCGATGGGCGAGCTGGCCAGGCGCATGGTCGAGCGCGGCCTGCTCAGGCGGGTCGACGGCGGCGGGCGGGCGGTGCGGCACGCGCTGACCGACGAGGGCATCGCCGCGCACGAGGCCGGGTCCGGGATCGTCGACGAGGTGCTGGAGGAGACCGTGGGCGTGCTGACCGACCGCGAGCGGGCGGAGCTGCTCGCGCTGCTGGAGAAGGCGTTGGGCGGCCGGGGGCAGGCGCCGGGCGGAAGTGCCTAG
- a CDS encoding alpha/beta fold hydrolase — MSTTRIAGITVEQHDRTRAFLLLHGGAGVPTARPFAALLAERAGARVLVPTHPGFDGADRPDALATARDLAAAYADLLDRLDLTGVTVVGNSFGGWVAAELALLGGPRVAEAVVVDGIGVEVDGHPLTDVRGLAPEELRALSFHDPAKAPRPQTPGTPGPSPDVRALLAYAGPTMSDPTLLGRLAATQIPVHVVWGESDGVVDVGYGKAYAAAIPGARFTVLPESGHLPQVETPEALLAALLGG; from the coding sequence GTGAGCACCACCCGGATCGCAGGCATCACCGTCGAGCAGCACGACCGCACCCGCGCGTTCCTGCTCCTGCACGGCGGCGCGGGCGTCCCCACCGCGCGCCCCTTCGCGGCCCTGCTCGCCGAACGGGCGGGCGCGAGGGTCCTGGTCCCCACGCACCCCGGTTTCGACGGCGCCGACCGCCCGGACGCCCTCGCCACCGCGCGCGACCTGGCCGCCGCGTACGCCGACCTGCTCGACCGCCTCGACCTGACCGGCGTCACCGTCGTGGGCAACTCCTTCGGCGGCTGGGTGGCCGCCGAGCTCGCCCTGCTGGGCGGCCCCCGCGTCGCCGAGGCGGTGGTCGTCGACGGCATCGGCGTCGAGGTCGACGGCCACCCGCTCACCGACGTGCGCGGCCTGGCCCCGGAGGAGCTGCGCGCGCTGTCCTTCCACGACCCGGCCAAGGCGCCCCGCCCGCAGACCCCCGGCACCCCCGGCCCGAGCCCGGACGTGCGCGCCCTGCTCGCCTACGCGGGCCCCACCATGTCCGACCCGACCCTGCTGGGCAGGCTCGCCGCGACGCAGATCCCCGTCCACGTCGTGTGGGGCGAGAGCGACGGCGTCGTCGACGTCGGGTACGGGAAGGCCTACGCCGCCGCGATCCCCGGCGCCCGCTTCACCGTCCTGCCCGAATCCGGCCACCTGCCGCAGGTCGAGACGCCGGAGGCGCTGCTCGCCGCCCTCCTGGGCGGCTGA
- a CDS encoding helix-turn-helix transcriptional regulator: MTTPAPASTPLVGRARELAAIAAVLDAAREGRGGALVLTGEPGAGKSALLDRALADSTGFAVVRATGAEFERDFPYAGLAQLCVPLLPHLDRISPHHREALGVAFGLAEGAPDPFRVGLATLELLTSTARARPLLCLVDDAHWLDPASTTVLTFLARRIAADPVAVLFATRPPATDLDRLPGLVLEGLGDDAARALLAASPLDERVRERLVAEARGNPLALLELPRAGGFAPPGPASAPTRVELGFRRRLDALPAPARLLLTTASADPTGDPDLLWPAARLLGVDVRQAGADAAAAELAEFGARIRFCHPLARSAAYRAASPDERRRAHGALAEVTDPLLAPDRRAWHRAQAATSPDAEVAADLERCASRAQARGGVAAAAAFLERSAALSPDAGPRLARTLAAVRAHLDAGNGDAASALLGTVDPAPLDEPRRASVDLLRGRVAFTRPDDGSGPDLMARAAERLSPVDAERARDCLVEAVETSLLVGRGGGVVDDVVSRAARTAPPSAEPDVLDALITLSRSGYRAAAPALKAALHGTGSPLWTRWPAISVMVAAELWDLDALAAIAEHLVTTGRALGSPVALRLGLAQRATCATLAGDVAVALAATAEEEAVADALGEPPLVHPRLHLAALRGRRADALELAGSEHRGPGGGGVTNLHWTTALLANGLGDHPAALAAAREATAPSRLFLVGAVLPELVEAAVRCGEDAVAAEALDALTERAEASPTPSSLGVAACARGLVTGEEEHYRDAVDLLARSPLVPYRARAHLLYGEWLRRKGRRRDAVAHLGSARGLLSASGAEGFARRAENELRAAGERVDRRAGADREKLTAQEVAVAGLVVGGATSQEVAVQLFVSKRTVDAHLRNIFRKLGITSRRQLKDHPDLVALDRLP, encoded by the coding sequence ATGACCACCCCGGCCCCCGCGTCCACCCCGCTGGTCGGCAGGGCCCGCGAGCTGGCCGCCATCGCGGCGGTGCTCGACGCCGCCCGCGAGGGCCGGGGCGGGGCCCTCGTCCTGACCGGGGAGCCCGGCGCCGGAAAATCCGCCCTGCTCGACCGGGCGCTCGCCGACTCGACCGGCTTCGCGGTGGTGCGGGCCACGGGGGCCGAGTTCGAGCGCGACTTCCCCTACGCCGGGCTCGCCCAGCTCTGCGTCCCCCTCCTGCCGCACCTCGACCGGATCTCCCCGCACCACCGCGAGGCGCTCGGCGTCGCGTTCGGGCTGGCCGAGGGCGCGCCCGACCCGTTCCGCGTGGGCCTCGCGACCCTCGAACTGCTCACCTCCACCGCCCGCGCCCGCCCGCTGCTGTGCCTGGTCGACGACGCCCACTGGCTCGACCCCGCCTCCACCACGGTCCTGACCTTCCTCGCCCGCCGCATCGCCGCCGACCCCGTCGCGGTCCTGTTCGCCACCCGCCCGCCCGCCACCGACCTGGACCGCCTGCCCGGCCTCGTCCTGGAGGGCCTGGGCGACGACGCCGCCCGCGCCCTCCTCGCCGCCTCCCCGCTGGACGAGCGGGTCCGCGAGCGCCTGGTCGCCGAGGCGCGCGGCAACCCCCTCGCCCTGCTCGAACTGCCCCGCGCGGGCGGGTTCGCCCCTCCCGGACCGGCGTCCGCGCCCACCCGCGTCGAACTCGGCTTCCGGCGCAGGCTCGACGCCCTGCCCGCCCCCGCGCGCCTGCTGCTCACCACCGCGAGCGCCGACCCCACCGGCGACCCCGACCTGCTGTGGCCCGCCGCCCGCCTGCTCGGCGTCGACGTCCGGCAGGCGGGCGCGGACGCCGCCGCCGCCGAACTCGCCGAGTTCGGCGCCCGCATCCGCTTCTGCCACCCGCTCGCCCGCTCGGCCGCCTACCGCGCCGCCTCCCCGGACGAGCGCCGCCGGGCGCACGGCGCGCTCGCCGAGGTCACCGACCCGCTCCTCGCGCCCGACCGCCGCGCCTGGCACCGCGCCCAGGCCGCCACCAGCCCGGACGCCGAGGTCGCCGCCGACCTGGAGCGCTGCGCCTCCCGCGCCCAGGCGCGCGGCGGCGTCGCGGCGGCTGCGGCGTTCCTGGAGCGCTCCGCCGCGCTGTCCCCGGACGCCGGACCGCGCCTGGCCCGCACCCTGGCCGCCGTGCGCGCCCACCTCGACGCGGGCAACGGCGACGCCGCCTCCGCCCTCCTCGGCACCGTCGACCCGGCCCCGCTGGACGAACCCCGCCGCGCCTCGGTCGACCTGCTCAGGGGCCGCGTCGCCTTCACCCGCCCCGACGACGGCAGCGGACCGGACCTGATGGCCCGCGCCGCCGAACGGCTGTCCCCGGTGGACGCCGAACGGGCCCGCGACTGCCTGGTCGAGGCCGTCGAGACCAGCCTGCTCGTCGGACGCGGCGGGGGAGTCGTCGACGACGTCGTGAGCCGTGCCGCCCGCACCGCGCCGCCGTCCGCCGAGCCCGACGTCCTGGACGCGCTGATCACCCTGTCCCGCAGCGGTTACCGCGCCGCCGCGCCCGCGCTCAAAGCCGCCCTGCACGGCACCGGCAGTCCACTGTGGACGCGCTGGCCCGCGATCTCCGTCATGGTCGCCGCCGAGCTGTGGGACCTGGACGCGCTCGCCGCCATCGCCGAGCACCTGGTGACCACCGGCCGCGCCCTCGGCTCCCCGGTCGCCCTCCGTCTCGGCCTGGCCCAGCGCGCCACCTGCGCCACCCTCGCGGGCGACGTCGCGGTCGCGCTCGCCGCCACCGCCGAGGAGGAGGCCGTGGCCGACGCGCTGGGCGAACCCCCGCTGGTCCACCCCCGCCTGCACCTGGCCGCCCTGCGCGGCAGGCGCGCCGACGCGCTCGAACTCGCCGGGTCCGAGCACCGCGGCCCCGGCGGCGGGGGCGTCACCAACCTGCACTGGACCACCGCCCTGCTGGCCAACGGCCTCGGCGACCACCCGGCCGCCCTCGCCGCCGCGCGCGAGGCCACCGCGCCCAGCAGGCTGTTCCTGGTCGGCGCGGTCCTGCCGGAGCTGGTGGAGGCCGCCGTCCGCTGCGGCGAGGACGCGGTCGCCGCCGAGGCCCTCGACGCGCTCACCGAGCGCGCCGAGGCCAGCCCCACCCCGTCCAGCCTCGGCGTGGCCGCCTGCGCGCGCGGGCTCGTCACCGGCGAGGAGGAGCACTACCGGGACGCCGTCGACCTCCTCGCGCGCAGCCCCCTCGTGCCGTACCGGGCCCGCGCCCACCTGCTGTACGGGGAGTGGTTGCGCCGCAAGGGCCGTCGCCGGGACGCGGTGGCGCACCTGGGGTCCGCCCGCGGGCTGCTGTCCGCCTCCGGGGCCGAGGGCTTCGCGCGCCGGGCCGAGAACGAGCTGCGCGCGGCGGGGGAGCGGGTCGACCGGCGGGCGGGCGCGGACCGCGAGAAGCTCACCGCGCAGGAGGTCGCGGTGGCCGGGCTCGTGGTCGGCGGGGCCACCTCGCAGGAGGTCGCGGTGCAGCTGTTCGTCAGCAAGCGCACCGTGGACGCCCACCTGCGCAACATCTTCCGCAAGCTCGGCATCACCTCGCGCAGGCAGCTCAAGGACCACCCCGACCTGGTCGCGCTGGACCGGCTGCCGTGA
- a CDS encoding DUF2306 domain-containing protein, with the protein MSSAAPSPTARRRRWWASWVLVTALAIAITAISVPPYLTGGANFPLDRTIVGYYTSLVLHSVPAGLTLLIGPLQFVPRLRARFPRAHRISGRVYLLSVVAASATSAYATVVTPSGFPLQVVFTMLIAAWLYTAFEAYRTIRRGDVRMHRVWTVRNYTLTFAAVTLRVYQLTGMALLPWVDYRDMYTTSAWAGLLGNVLIAEYFIVHRMLAPKTRESAPAPAPRQTAAIG; encoded by the coding sequence ATGTCCTCCGCAGCCCCGTCCCCGACCGCCCGCCGCCGCCGGTGGTGGGCCTCCTGGGTCCTGGTGACCGCGCTCGCGATCGCCATCACGGCCATCTCGGTCCCGCCCTACCTGACCGGTGGCGCGAACTTCCCCCTCGACCGGACCATCGTCGGCTACTACACGAGCCTGGTCCTGCACTCGGTGCCCGCCGGGCTCACGCTGCTGATCGGGCCGCTGCAGTTCGTGCCCCGGCTGCGGGCCCGCTTCCCGCGCGCGCACCGGATCTCCGGGCGGGTCTACCTGCTCTCGGTCGTCGCGGCCTCGGCGACGTCGGCCTACGCGACGGTCGTGACGCCCAGCGGGTTCCCGCTGCAGGTGGTGTTCACCATGCTGATCGCGGCGTGGCTGTACACGGCGTTCGAGGCGTACCGGACGATCCGGCGCGGCGACGTGCGGATGCACCGGGTGTGGACGGTCCGCAACTACACGCTGACGTTCGCCGCCGTGACGCTGCGGGTCTACCAGCTGACCGGCATGGCGCTGCTGCCGTGGGTGGACTACCGGGACATGTACACCACGAGCGCGTGGGCCGGGCTGCTCGGGAACGTGCTGATCGCCGAGTACTTCATCGTGCACCGGATGCTGGCGCCCAAGACCCGCGAGTCCGCGCCCGCGCCCGCGCCGAGGCAGACCGCGGCGATCGGCTGA